The DNA segment TCGGCGGGATCTGCAAAAGGGCAATCATCGAAGGGGCGTAAACAGCCGGGTGAACCCTTGGGCTTTAACAAGATGATCGCGCGGTTGGCGGCCTACATGATTGCAGCGGTGGCAGTGGGCTATGTGCTGGTTCTGACAGTCAACGAATTTTCGGCAATTCTCGGCAGATAACGCAGATAACAAACTATTGCCGAACGATTGCCTTAATCCCCATGTATCAAGAAGGAATTCGGTGGTGTGACGTCAGGGCCGCTTGGGCCTTGCGCGTTGAGCAACGATAAGAAAAAGGTAAGGGGAAGACAGAGCGAAATCATCCGAGGCGGGGGCCGCCGTGATCATGGCATGATGGAAATGATGCCGTGATCAGGGCGAAATGACAGTTCACCCTGTTGCAGGAGGCAGCAATCGATGCTGTGAAGTCGCCATGATGTATGACGAAACCGGTCAGGAAGACCGTCAACCTGTTTACTTGCCTGAGAACCGCTTTCACTGGGCATCCAATGACGAAGTCGACAAACCGCTGCGTGATCTTTCGCGTGGGCCAGTTCACGCCCGGTTCAGGCAAAAATCTGATCCGGGGCCGGGTATGTCGCCCGGTGAGTGGATGCGTGAAAATTTGCCCGGGCTCGGCGCGACGGCGATTGCGGCAATCGTGATCCTGTGTGTCGTGGTGGCGATCTATACCGACGTGGCCGGGATCTTGACCCGCTAGTGGTTGGGGATCTGATGTCCCCTAAAAGCGGTCTGTGTATGCGTAAATTGTTGACGTTAACGTAAACGTTATGTCAGGCTATCTCCCTGAAACAAAAATGCTGCGTCAAAGCAGCTCCAGAGGGAGGCCATCCAAGCCATGAACAGTTCCGTGACCCGGACCGGCGTAACGCCAGCCGACTTTGATGCCATCATGCGCGAGAAAGTCCCGTTTGTCGGCGATATGGATGTCAGGACCGAAAGCCTTTCAGACGATACCGCAATCCTGCGCCTGCCATTCAAGGAACGCTACCTGCGTCCCGGCAATGTGGTGACCGGGCCTGCGATCTTTGCGCTGGCCGATATTGCGCTGTATGCCGTGGCGTGGCTTGTGGTGCCCAAGGCGGATCTGGCGGTAACGACCGAGGCGACAGTACATTTCCTGTCCGGGGCAAAGCCCGGCGATCTGATTGCAGAGGCCAAAATCCTGAAGGCGGGGAGGCGGCTTTTGATTGCCGAATGCAATATTCGATCTGCCGTTGATGACAGCCTTTGTGCGCATGTGATCGGGACTTATGCCATGCCGCCGACCGAAAAATAGGCTAAATTGTTGTGGTAAAATAATACCGCAATCGTTAAGTCATTGATTTAATGTGAAATATTCCTGTTGTTTTCCTGTTGGATGCTGGCATAATGCGCCGACTTTCAACGAGGGAACATTCCCTCCGTGGAACCCAGTTTTCGAGTATAGAAATAATGAAAACCTTCACTGCGACACCGAGCGACATCGAGCGCAAATGGTTCGTGGTCGACGCAGAAGACGTCGTCCTTGGCCGCCTTGCAGCCGTTGTTGCCAACCGTCTTCGTGGTAAACACAAAGCGATGTTTACCCCGCACATGGATTGTGGCGATCACATCGTCATCGTCAATGCCGAAAAAGTCAAACTGACTGGCCGTAAACTTCAGAACAAGAAGTTCTACTGGCACACCGGTTACCCGGGCGGCATCAAAGAACGCACCATGGACAAGCTCCTGAACGGTGAGCATCCGGAACGCGTCATCATCAAAGCTGTTGAGCGTATGATGAGCCGTGGCCCGCTGCGCAGCCAGGTTCTTTCCAAACTGCACGTCTATGCTGGTACCGAGCATCCGCATGAAGCTCAGAAGCCGGAAGTCCTCGACGTAGCGGCTATGAACGAAAAGAATAAGCGGAGTGGCAAATAATGGCCGACACCAAAACTCTTGAAGATCTCAAGGATCTGGCACAGGGCGGCGAAGTTGCTGCTGCTGCAGAAGGCACCCTGCCGGAGCCGAAGATCGACGCACAGGGCCGTTCCTATGCAACTGGCCGTCGTAAGAACGCAATTGCACGCGTCTGGATCAAACCGGGCTCGGGCAAAGTCACCGTCAATGGCCGTGAGTTCGAAGACTACTTCGCACGTCCGGTTCTGCGCATGGTGATCAACCAGCCGTTCGGCGTAACCAATCGCAAAGATCAGTTCGACGTTGTCTGCACCGTTTCCGGTGGCGGTCTTTCCGGTCAGGCCGGTGCCGTTCGTCACGGTATCTCCCGTGCACTGACCATGTTCGAGCCGGCACTGCGTCCGTCACTCAAAGCTGGTGGGTTCCTCACCCGTGACTCGCGTGCTGTTGAACGTAAAAAATACGGTCGCGCCAAAGCTCGTCGTAGCTTCCAGTTCTCGAAACGTTAAGTCGTTTTCGGGCACTAGGCTCGCGATACTGTTTGGAAAAGCGTCACCCTCGGGTGGCGCTTTTTCTTTTTGCGAAAGCCAATAAAAAAACGGCGTTCTCACATAGGAGAGCGCCGCTTTTTGTTTCGTATCAAGACGTTCCGATTGCTTATTGCCAGCGGTCCGAGAAATCGCGCGGGATCATCAGGATGTCACGATCAACTTTGGTGACGTCCGTGCGCCCACACAGCGCCATCGAGACTTCAAGCTCCTTGTGAATGAGCTCAAGCGCCTTGGTTACACCGGCTTCGCCCATCGCGCCAAGGCCATAGACATAAGCGCGGCCGATATAGGTGCCCTTGGCGCCCATTGCCAAGGCCTTCAGCACGTCCTGACCAGAACGGATGCCGCTATCAAGATGGACTTCGATCTTGTCACCAACGGCATCCATGATCGCCGGCAGTGCCCGAATAGAGGACAGGGCGCCATCAAGCTGGCGTCCGCCGTGGTTGGAAACGATGATGGCGTCTGCGCCGACATTGAGCGCCTCCAGCGCATCGCGCGGATCAATGATCCCCTTGATGATCAGCGGCCCGTCCCACATCTTGCGGAATTCGCGAATACGATCCCAATCAAGGGATACATCGAACGCTTCGGCGGTCCAGGTGCTCAGCGATGACGCGTCGGCAACACCCTTGGCGTGACCGACAATGTTGCCAAAGAAGCGCCGCTTGGTGCCGAGCATGCCAAGGCCCCATTGGACCTTGGTCATCATGTTGGTAACCGATTTGAAAGTCAGCTTGGGCGGGGCGGACAGGCCGTTTTTCAGATCCTTGTGGCGCTGTCCGAGCATCTGAAGATCGACCGTGATGACCGCTGCCGAACATTTGGCGGCTTTGGCGCGGTCAAACAGGCGCTTCATGAAGTCGTCGTCTTTCAGTGTGTAAACCTGCAGCCAGAATGGCTTGGAGGTGTTTTCGGCGACATCCTCGATCGAGCAGATCGACATGGTTGACAGCGTGTAGGGGACGCCGAATTTTTCTGCCGCACGCGCAGCCTTGATCTCGCCATCAGCACTTTGCATGCCAGTTAGTCCGACCGGGGCAAGGGCGACGGGCATGGACACATCCTGACCAATCATCTGGCTTTTGGTGGTGCGCCCGGCCATGTCGATTGCGACCCGCTGACGCAGGTGGATTTCCTGAAAGTCGGTGGTGTTTTCACGGAATGTCTGCTCGGTCCAGCTTCCGGATTCTGCGTAATCATAAAACATGCGCGGAGTACGCCGTTTATAGATACGTTTCAGGTCTTCGACGCAGGTAATCACTGGCATGAGCTCAACTCCGAATAAAATGTACGCCGTATTGGTAATACCAGTTTCCAAGGTTAGTGCAAACCGAATTGAAAATCAGCTTTTGACTTGCTGTTTTTGTATGTCGGAATTCGGGTGATGTTGTTGTCGGCAAAGAATTTTAAAAAGAGGGATCGAAAATTCGGAAGGTTGTGATATTAACAAATCTCTGATGCAATAATTTTTTGAATTTAAGGTGTGATCCAATGGTTGGAACAATGCGACGAGTTTTCAAAACATAACGGTTTGAACCTCTGTTGGATAACCTTGCGATATGTGAAGGGCCGCTAATGGAGCGGTCTTTTTTTATGCCAATTTGAAAGTTTGGCACTTACCTGAAGCCCAAAGAAAGGGACCCCCGATATGCAGTACAGAAAGCTGCACGACGCCGATTTCGATGCCGCAAACGCATTCCTTGCCAATCATGCAGCGACCTGCATGGTGCTGCGCGGGAACCTGCGAACTGCCGGTATCGAACGACGTCGTCACCCGCTTTCTGGCAACTGGTTCGGGGAAGTGGCCCCGGATGGCAGCATCAGCGCGATTGTCGCGCAATTTGGCAATGGCAATGTCTTTGTCGAGGCCGGCGACCAGAAGGCTATCCCAAAGGCCCTGACGGCGGCGTTTGTTGCAGATGCGCTGAAGCCGGTTGCAGGTGTGTTTGGTGATGCTGATGCGGCGCAGGATATGCTCTGCCAACTGGGGCTTGAGGATGCGGCCTATGCGATCAATGCATCGGATGTGCTTTACGAGCTTGATCTTGCCAACCTGATCGTGCCGCAAAACGCCCGTGCCGATGATTTTCAGATGGTTGATGCGGAAAAGATTGACCGCAATACATTGCTGCGCTGGTTGCGCGCCTACGAAATCGAGGCACTCGGCGCGGAAGACACACCAAGCCTTGATAGTAAAATCGCCTCACGCCTCGTCCATGCACTGGATGCCCGGACCATGTGGGGCCTGATCGTCGACGGCAAGGCGGTGTCGCTTTCGGGCTTTAACGCAACCTTGCCCGATATGGTGCAAGTCGGCCCCGTCTGGACCCCGCCCGAAGAACGCTCAAACGGCTACGCCCGCATTCTGGTGGCCAAAACGCTTCTGGCAGTGCGGGCGCGGGGTGTTAAACGTGCTATTCTGTCAACTGATAGTGAAGCGGCGTCGAAAGCCTATGAGGCGCTTGGCTTTAAGAAGAGCGGGCGGTATCGGTTGGCGTTATTAAGTAAACCGTCTGTCGTTCATATGGAGGATTGTACACTGTGAGATGGCTTCTTGCTGTAAGTGTAAGTTAAGCCTTTTGTGATTATGGTGGGCTAAATTTCAAGAGGTTTGAGGTAAAGATGAGCTCCAACGGTAACCTGAAAATCCGCGTATCCTGGTACGATGAGAGTCAGAAACCCTTCTTGGACGAGTTGGACGATAAGGTTTTCGAGCCTTGGGATGTCAGCTTCAACGCCAAGAGCGATCTGTTGGAGTTGGATCTTTTCCGCAAGCTTCTTGAAGAAAATCCGTTTGAAACCGAAGACGATCTTATGGGCGTGTTTTCTTGGAAGTTTCTACGGAAGTCAGGAGTTCCTTATGATCATCTTATGGCAGAGATCGCGAAAGCCCGACGTAAGGAAGTCGACGCCATCATCCTTAATCCTGCGATTGCCAATAACGCTTTGTTTGCCAACGGCCTAGAGCAGGGTATTGCCTGTGGGCATGGTGGTTTCAAGGTTGTTTTTCCGAAGCTTGAGCTTGGGCAAATAACCAAATCGCTGTTGCCTGTAGACACCTTCTGTATGTCTTCGTACATCATCGCTAATCGCGCATTTTGGCGTGATTTGGTGCGCTTTCTTGACTTGTATTTGGATATCGCTGACCGTCTGGCGAAGACCGACGAAGAGTTCAAGAAGGTCTATTTTGCAAGTGCTGGTTACCATCGGAACCGCAAATTTGATCATCGACCATTTATGATTGAGCGATTGGTTCAGCTATTCCTGAATACGCGAATGTATAACGTTCATTATTTGCATCCCACGGAGAATTGGTTGGGCAACAAATTCGGGGACAAGGCCGAAATTGTGGACAAGTTATACCACCTCAAGCGAGTGTCGCTAAATAACAGCCTTTTGCTCAAGGAATGGATGCAAGTACGACATCCGATTGTTTCAGATTGGCCGAAATTGACAGAGTTTTTCCATCTCGACGATCCGAAAATAGAAATGTGAATGGGCGGATCCGGGGCTAACTCGCAGAAAAGTCTCTAATTGTCTTTGCTACGTAGCGACACTGGTCAGTACTGAGATGCGGCCCGATTGGCAGGCTAAGCACGTCTTTGGCATATTGGTCTGCAAGTGGATAGTTGCCGTTTGCCGGGAGACTGTCAGCGTATGCTTGCTGCCTGTGGGAGGGTACCGGATAGTGAATGCCGGTACCAATGTTATGCTGGGCAAGATAGCTTTGCAGCTTGTCACGTTCAGGCTGACGTATGACAAAAAGGTGCCATACCGCATCCGCCCATTCCGGGATTGCAGGCAGAATGACGTTGCTGTCTTGCAGTTCCTCTAAGTAAACGGTGGCTTGCTCTTTGCGCAAATTGTTCCATTGATTAAGGTGTCGAAGCTTGACTTCAAGCATTGCCGCCTGCAGCGGGTCTAGGCGGCTATTAAAGCCTTTCACCTCGTTAAAGTACTTCTTCCGGGAGCCATAATTTCGCAGAGTTCTTAGCTTTTCTGCGAGTTCTGCGTCGTTTGTGGTGATTGCGCCGCCATCCCCAAACGCGCCCAGATTCTTTGCCGGGTAAAAGCTCCATGTTGCGATGGTCCCGTGGCCACCGATTTTGCGGCCCTTATAAGATGCCCCGTGCGCCTGTGCGGCGTCTTCAATGACCGGAATGTTGTACTGCTCAGATATCTTCAGAATCGGATCAAGGTCAGCTGGTTGACCATAAAGATGTACCGGAATGATTGCTCGTGTTTGCTGGGTGATTGCGGCTTCCACCTGCTCCGGATCGATATTGAAGCTGTTTGCACCCGGTTCAACCGGAACTGGGATGGCACCAACCTGTGAAACGGCCAGCCAGGTCGCAATAAAGGTATGAGACGGAACAATAACTTCGTCGCCGGGGCCTACGTCGAGAGTGCGCAGGGAAAGAACCAGTGCGTCAAGGCCGCTTGCCACGCCGACGCAGTGTTTCACACCGCAATAGCTGGCGTATGCCGCTTCAAAACTTTCGACAGCCTCACCGAGAATATAGGAGCCAGATTCCATAACCTTTTGATACGCAGAGTCGATCTCTGATTTTATTGTTTGATATGTATGGCCCGGATCCAGAAATTGGACTTTCATCGGTGCACTTTCCTGGTGATCGTCTATCATTGCTGCATTTATTGGCAATGCAGGTTACCGCAAAACGAAAGGGCTGATTATTTCTGGGTTGTCTCTTTCAGATAATCCTCAAATTTCTGCGCAAATTCAGCAACAGCAGGGAATTTCGTTGACCAATAGCGGCTCAGAGCACGAGCCTGCTTAGCGCCTTGCGCTACAAGTTCGGTATCCGTAATTACGCCAGCTTCGTGGGAAGCGATCAGAAGCTCGATCCAGTCAGTGATCGCAAATAAGAAATCCGGATTGCTTTCTGGATTGGAGTTTGAGTTGTGTTGAGGATCGAAACGGAAATAGCTCAGTTCTTCGTCAAGATAATGTGCCTGATGGCCTCGAGTGGCATTCCAGTAAAAAACAACGTCACTTAAGCCTTTCGTGTAAATGGCGTTGTCATATGTCAGAGCGTTGGTCCTGTCATACTGTTTAAGGAACTCTCTCCTAAGCATGATAGTTGAAAACTCCCCGACAAAATTCTGGAAGCTCAGAATCATCCTCCGTTGCAATTCTTTGCCGTCTATCAGGAACGGTTGATTCGCCGGGCGTCTTTGTTTTTTTCGTTTGTTTTCGCTGTTGATAGTCGTCGATGCAGAAAACACCAAGCTGGTGTTTGGGTTCGATTGAAGTGCTTCTACCATTCGTTCGACGCAAAAAGGATGGAGCAAGTCGTCATCAAAAAGCGGTTTAATATAGTCACCTTTTGCTGAAAAAATGGCATCTAGAATGTTCTGTCCGCCTTTGAGTTCATTTCTGTAATAATTAATTCCATTAAAGCGCTGGCAGGTTTCCGCAATGGTTTCGGTAGGACAATTGTCGGAGACAATTATCTCCGTGTTATTATAGGTTTGTCCTATTGCTGACCTAAGAGTTTGTTCAAAAAATTCAGTTTTGTAGCTTGGAATAACAATCGAAACCAATGGGTTTTGAGACATATCTGCCTGGTTCCTCCTCGGGTTGAACGTATTTCTATGGACTTGAATTAGCTGCTCGAAACTGCCCGGAGAAAGGCTTGGTAGTCGCGGTGATAGTCTCCTTCCTCATAGAAGCTGGATGCCAGTACCATGCAGACCGATCCGGATGAAAAGTTATCGAGCTCTCGCCAAATCATGGGACATATATAGAGCCCATTGTAAGAGCGATTGAGGTGAAAACGCTTTTTTTCAGCTCCATCATCAAGCACGATATCGAAGCTTCCCGACATGGCTACTATCAGTTGGTGCAGCTTTTTGTGTGCATGACCACCTCGTACAGCGCCGCCGGGAACGTCATAGAGGTAATAGACCCGCTGTATGTCGAACGGAATATGATTGTTTGCCTCAATGAATGTCAGGTTCCCCTGACTACTAGAGATTTTGGGCAGCTCGACAATTTTGCACTGATGAATGGTCATATGATCAAAATCCCATGTCTCGATCTTCTAAAGATAAGCACCTGAAGTTTGCTTTCCTGTTAACTTCAGACAGATCTTTGATGTTTGTACATCTTTTCATAGCAGGGACAAAAACTTAACGAATAATTTTAAGGTTCCGTATAGCAAGAGATATCGACATTATTGGAGAAGGTTGACGGAGATCAGGTCATGACGGCAATTCTTCTCGGTGCGGCCGGGACGGGCACATCTTTTGCCATCGCAAGCAGACTTCGAGCGGTTTGGGGAGATGCAGTGCGCATTGTCTCTGTGGATATAAATCCCTCAGAGCTGGTGACCACGTCACTGCTTTCTGATGCATTCATCCAGGTTCCCTTGGCAGATGACCCAGCTTATGAGAACAGGATACGGAATATTCTGCTTTCAGAAGGTATTGATGTTTATGTGCCAATCTTGAACGAAGAGCATGTTGTGGCCCAATCTATTATCGAAGATCCAGATTTTAGCGGTCTTGATGTCTGGAGTTCCGAACTGTACGCGCGATGCACAGACAAAGATTTTGCTGACAAGTTTCTGAAACGTATCGGTGTGCCGACCCCTAAGGTCATTGATCCAATTTCGCTTCGCCCTTCTGGAACGTGTTTTGTCAAACCTAGGAGAGGGGTCGGCAGCAAAGGGGCTCGCAAATTATCTTTTGCTGGATTAACCGGTCTCTCGAAGTTGGAACTCGAAAGCCTGATTGTTCAGGAAGTGTGTGAAGGACCCGAGGTCACGGTTGACAGTTTTTACGATGCACACACAGATGCATCGTTTGCTTATTGCCGCGAAAGGATTGAGACGAAGTCAGGCGTTTGTACCAAGGCGCGTATTTTTTTCGACGCTGAGCTGGCAAATATTGCGCAAAAGATCGGTAACGGCTTGCAACAACGCGGCACAATTTGCTTTCAGGCAATGAAGGCCCGAAGCGATTGGGTGATTACTGACCTGAACGTTCGCTCTGGAGCAGGGACTGCGATCACATGCAGTGCAGGGTTCGATGTTTTAGCTGCAGCATTTGCCTGTCGTACAGGGCAGAATTACAGCAAGTTTGTTCGTCAGCTTGCTGTCGATGAAGAGTTTATAGTTACGAGGCAGTATGCTGAATTCGTAATGGCTCATCGCCAATGAATTATGCTTTTGATCTTGATGGTACCCTCATAACAGCGCGCCAACGCCAAATGACGCTCTTGCAAGCCGTTGCAAGGCGTATTGATGTGCCGATTAGCGAGAACGTGATTTGGCAGAAGAAACGTGAAGGTATCTCGACGCAGGCTGCGTTGCTGGAGATAGGCGTGAATGAAGCAAAGGCAATGGAGATCGCCCGCGCTTGGCTTCAGGATATCGAGACACCCTATTGGTTAAGTCTCGATACACTTTTTGACGATACGTTGACGGTACTTGAAAGCTTTCGGAAGATTGGAAAATCACTGATTTTGCTGACAGCGCGGCAAAATAAGAGCCTACTTTTACAGCAACTCACGCGTCTTGGGATACAAGAGTATTTCGAGGCTGTTGAATACGTGTCCCCATTTTTTGCCGTCGATGAGAAAGCAAGGGTCTTGTCCCAACGCACTTTCTCAGGCTTTGTTGGCGATAGTGAAACCGATTTTGATGCGGCCAAAAGGACCGGGACACCGTTTTATGCCGTTTCCACTGGGCAGCGGTCACCGACCTTTCTTAGCGGTCTGGGGGTTGGTTGTGTGCACAGTTCGCTGCTTGAAGTCAGAGACGCCATCTTTGATGCCGTCTTGGATAGTTGAAGCAAAGTTGAGCGCATTGAAGGAGATCTAATATGGATGCCGAGGAAAAAAGCAGGCTTGAACACATCGCGAATAATTCGCTGTACGACAAAGGTGCGAATGCCGCGACCATACACTACGAGTTTGAGGTGTTTCGCAGATTTGTTGTGCCGGGCAGCATTCTTGAAATGGGTCCAGCAGAAGGTTTGATGACATCACACCTTGTCGACCTTGGGCAAGAAGTCGTCTGTGTCGATGGATCTGAGTTCTTCAGTCAGCGATTGAAAGAAAAGTATCCATCGATAGAAGTTATTACCTGCCTGTTTGAAGATTTTCAGACAGATCGCAAGTTCGACAACATTGTTCTGGGGCACGTTCTGGAACATGTTGATGATCCTGTGCAAATTCTCGAAGTCGCAAAGAAGTTTCTCGCCCCGAACGGTGTTTTGTTCGCGGCCGTGCCGAACGCACGATCCTTGCATCGACAAGCTGGTGTCATCATGGGGCTTTTGCGGGCTGAAGATGAATTAAATGATCTTGATAAACATCATGGGCATCGCAGGGTGTTTAACCCCGAAAGCTTCCGTCAGGCATTCTATCAGTCCGGATATAACATTGATTATTTCGGTGGTTATTGGTTGAAGCCTGTCGCAAACAGCCAGATCGAAGCCAACTGGACAGCCGAGATGTTGGAAGCCTTTATGAAGCTTGGAGAACGCTATCCTGATATCGCGGGCGAGATTTATGTCGTCGCATCCCATAAATAAACTCTCCCCGATAAGGGTAACTCGACTATGACCAACAATACCCCCTACAACATCTGCATCGTTCAGCCTACAGGCTATATCCATTCGCTGGCGTTTGCGGAGTTGGCCGAGCTTTTGATGTATTCGGTCCGCGATGCCGGGTATCCCGCCCAAATTCAGACCAATCAGTTTGTGCAAGGAGCGGTCAATATAATTGTCGGGGCGCATTTGCTTGATGTTTCGGCTCTGCGTGCTGTGCCAGAGGGAACGATTATCCTTAATACCGAGCAGCTCACGGGTGTTGGCGAGAAATGGCGGGAGCAGCTGACAGGCTGGTTCGAGTCCGGCCTTGAAATCTGGGATTACAGCCCGGCCAATATCGAGGTCATCAAGGCGCTGGGGGCTGAAAAGGTCCGCTACTTGCCGATTGGCTTCCAGAAAGAGCTCCAGCGGATCGATATTACCGTCGAACAGGACATTGACGTTCTGTTCTATGGGTCGATTAATGAGCGCCGGCGGGACATCCTAAACCAGATTGAAGCCAAGGGGCTCAACCTGAAGGTCCTGATGGGGGTTTAT comes from the Thalassospira sp. ER-Se-21-Dark genome and includes:
- a CDS encoding PaaI family thioesterase — protein: MNSSVTRTGVTPADFDAIMREKVPFVGDMDVRTESLSDDTAILRLPFKERYLRPGNVVTGPAIFALADIALYAVAWLVVPKADLAVTTEATVHFLSGAKPGDLIAEAKILKAGRRLLIAECNIRSAVDDSLCAHVIGTYAMPPTEK
- the rplM gene encoding 50S ribosomal protein L13, with the translated sequence MKTFTATPSDIERKWFVVDAEDVVLGRLAAVVANRLRGKHKAMFTPHMDCGDHIVIVNAEKVKLTGRKLQNKKFYWHTGYPGGIKERTMDKLLNGEHPERVIIKAVERMMSRGPLRSQVLSKLHVYAGTEHPHEAQKPEVLDVAAMNEKNKRSGK
- the rpsI gene encoding 30S ribosomal protein S9, which produces MMADTKTLEDLKDLAQGGEVAAAAEGTLPEPKIDAQGRSYATGRRKNAIARVWIKPGSGKVTVNGREFEDYFARPVLRMVINQPFGVTNRKDQFDVVCTVSGGGLSGQAGAVRHGISRALTMFEPALRPSLKAGGFLTRDSRAVERKKYGRAKARRSFQFSKR
- a CDS encoding alpha-hydroxy acid oxidase, with product MPVITCVEDLKRIYKRRTPRMFYDYAESGSWTEQTFRENTTDFQEIHLRQRVAIDMAGRTTKSQMIGQDVSMPVALAPVGLTGMQSADGEIKAARAAEKFGVPYTLSTMSICSIEDVAENTSKPFWLQVYTLKDDDFMKRLFDRAKAAKCSAAVITVDLQMLGQRHKDLKNGLSAPPKLTFKSVTNMMTKVQWGLGMLGTKRRFFGNIVGHAKGVADASSLSTWTAEAFDVSLDWDRIREFRKMWDGPLIIKGIIDPRDALEALNVGADAIIVSNHGGRQLDGALSSIRALPAIMDAVGDKIEVHLDSGIRSGQDVLKALAMGAKGTYIGRAYVYGLGAMGEAGVTKALELIHKELEVSMALCGRTDVTKVDRDILMIPRDFSDRWQ
- a CDS encoding GNAT family N-acetyltransferase, translating into MQYRKLHDADFDAANAFLANHAATCMVLRGNLRTAGIERRRHPLSGNWFGEVAPDGSISAIVAQFGNGNVFVEAGDQKAIPKALTAAFVADALKPVAGVFGDADAAQDMLCQLGLEDAAYAINASDVLYELDLANLIVPQNARADDFQMVDAEKIDRNTLLRWLRAYEIEALGAEDTPSLDSKIASRLVHALDARTMWGLIVDGKAVSLSGFNATLPDMVQVGPVWTPPEERSNGYARILVAKTLLAVRARGVKRAILSTDSEAASKAYEALGFKKSGRYRLALLSKPSVVHMEDCTL
- a CDS encoding DegT/DnrJ/EryC1/StrS family aminotransferase, with product MKVQFLDPGHTYQTIKSEIDSAYQKVMESGSYILGEAVESFEAAYASYCGVKHCVGVASGLDALVLSLRTLDVGPGDEVIVPSHTFIATWLAVSQVGAIPVPVEPGANSFNIDPEQVEAAITQQTRAIIPVHLYGQPADLDPILKISEQYNIPVIEDAAQAHGASYKGRKIGGHGTIATWSFYPAKNLGAFGDGGAITTNDAELAEKLRTLRNYGSRKKYFNEVKGFNSRLDPLQAAMLEVKLRHLNQWNNLRKEQATVYLEELQDSNVILPAIPEWADAVWHLFVIRQPERDKLQSYLAQHNIGTGIHYPVPSHRQQAYADSLPANGNYPLADQYAKDVLSLPIGPHLSTDQCRYVAKTIRDFSAS
- a CDS encoding glycosyltransferase translates to MSQNPLVSIVIPSYKTEFFEQTLRSAIGQTYNNTEIIVSDNCPTETIAETCQRFNGINYYRNELKGGQNILDAIFSAKGDYIKPLFDDDLLHPFCVERMVEALQSNPNTSLVFSASTTINSENKRKKQRRPANQPFLIDGKELQRRMILSFQNFVGEFSTIMLRREFLKQYDRTNALTYDNAIYTKGLSDVVFYWNATRGHQAHYLDEELSYFRFDPQHNSNSNPESNPDFLFAITDWIELLIASHEAGVITDTELVAQGAKQARALSRYWSTKFPAVAEFAQKFEDYLKETTQK
- a CDS encoding FdtA/QdtA family cupin domain-containing protein encodes the protein MTIHQCKIVELPKISSSQGNLTFIEANNHIPFDIQRVYYLYDVPGGAVRGGHAHKKLHQLIVAMSGSFDIVLDDGAEKKRFHLNRSYNGLYICPMIWRELDNFSSGSVCMVLASSFYEEGDYHRDYQAFLRAVSSS
- a CDS encoding ATP-grasp domain-containing protein, giving the protein MTAILLGAAGTGTSFAIASRLRAVWGDAVRIVSVDINPSELVTTSLLSDAFIQVPLADDPAYENRIRNILLSEGIDVYVPILNEEHVVAQSIIEDPDFSGLDVWSSELYARCTDKDFADKFLKRIGVPTPKVIDPISLRPSGTCFVKPRRGVGSKGARKLSFAGLTGLSKLELESLIVQEVCEGPEVTVDSFYDAHTDASFAYCRERIETKSGVCTKARIFFDAELANIAQKIGNGLQQRGTICFQAMKARSDWVITDLNVRSGAGTAITCSAGFDVLAAAFACRTGQNYSKFVRQLAVDEEFIVTRQYAEFVMAHRQ
- a CDS encoding HAD hydrolase-like protein encodes the protein MNYAFDLDGTLITARQRQMTLLQAVARRIDVPISENVIWQKKREGISTQAALLEIGVNEAKAMEIARAWLQDIETPYWLSLDTLFDDTLTVLESFRKIGKSLILLTARQNKSLLLQQLTRLGIQEYFEAVEYVSPFFAVDEKARVLSQRTFSGFVGDSETDFDAAKRTGTPFYAVSTGQRSPTFLSGLGVGCVHSSLLEVRDAIFDAVLDS
- a CDS encoding class I SAM-dependent methyltransferase translates to MDAEEKSRLEHIANNSLYDKGANAATIHYEFEVFRRFVVPGSILEMGPAEGLMTSHLVDLGQEVVCVDGSEFFSQRLKEKYPSIEVITCLFEDFQTDRKFDNIVLGHVLEHVDDPVQILEVAKKFLAPNGVLFAAVPNARSLHRQAGVIMGLLRAEDELNDLDKHHGHRRVFNPESFRQAFYQSGYNIDYFGGYWLKPVANSQIEANWTAEMLEAFMKLGERYPDIAGEIYVVASHK